AAGCCCTCCAGCCCCGCCACCCGCTCCCCGGGCGAGCGCGCCTCCCAGGCGCGCCCGGCCCCCGCCCCCGCGAGCGCCTCCAGCGGCTGCCCGGGTGCCTCCAGAAAGCGCCAGAAGAGCTCCGCCAGCTCGCCGCGGGAGGCCCCCTCCCAGAGCGCAGCCAGCGCCTCCAGGTCGGCGAAGCTCCCGGGCTCGCGGCCCCAGGCCAGGAGGAGCGCCACCGCGTGCCGGCAGGGCTGCCGGCGGCCGCAGGTACAGAGGCTCTCCAGGCCTCCGGGCAGCGCCTGCAGCGTCACCCGGTAGGTATCGCGCCAGCCCTCCACGCGCCCCGCCAGGCGTTCTCCCCAGCGCACGCGCTCGCGGACGCGCCCCAGAAGCCAGTAGTCGCGCCCCTCCTCCAGGTTGCGCAAGCCGGCCAGCTCGGCCAGGCGCGCCTCGTCCAGGGCGGGCGGCAGGCCGCTCATCCCAGCTCCAGCCGGAAACCGGCCAGGCGCGAGAGAAAGGCGGCCACGGTCACCGGCATCTCCACCTGGAAGGGGAGCACCAGCACCTCGCGCATCTCGCCGCGGAAGAGCGCCACCTCCAGGACGTCCAGGAAGGGCGCCTGGGCGCGCTCGATGCGCTCCAGCCCCAGCTCCAGCGTGCTCCCCGCGCCTTCGAAGAGGAGGCGCCGGCTGGTCACCACCAGCTGCCCGCGCTCGCGCACCTCGTAGGCGACCCGGCCGCCCTCCTCCAGCTCGCGGAGGAGCGCGGCCGGCAGGCGGACGAAGGGCTCCTCGCCCGGCTCCAGGCCGAGCTCGTAGGCCGGCTCCACATCGCCCAGGACCGGCAGGTCGCCGGCGCCCAGCACGCGCTCGGCGCCGGCCATGTCGCGCCGCCGGGCCAGCTCGCGCCGCGCCGCCTCCTCGCGCCCGCCGCGGGCCGGCTCGCCGGGTCGGCGGGAGCGCCTCCACGGGAACACCGCCTCCACCCCCCGCCGAGGAGCATAACCCGCCCGGGCCCCGCCTCCGAGGCCGGCGGCCGCTGTTGACAGCGGGCCGCTCTTCACCCTATCCTCGCCTGGGTCGAGCATACCCATCGGGGTATCCGCGGGCGTGCGGGTCGTCCCCGGAGGTCGGCCTCCGGTTTGCCCCCGGGGTGGGGTAAGCTGGATCGGGAGAGGTCGACCCCCGGTACGCGGGCGGTCGCCCGCCACGACTGGACGCGAGGAGGAGCCATGAGCGAGCGTTTCATCTCGCAGGAGGACGCCGCCACCATCGCCTCGATGATGGACGAGACGACGGGGACGGCAAACGTCCTGCTACTGGTGGGGAAGAACTGTCGTTTCTGCAAGGAGACACGGCAGCTGCTGGAGGAGCTCCAGGAGATCAGCCCGGAGCACATCTCCCTGCGCGTCGTGGACGTCGACCAGGATCCCGAGGGTCCGGCGCTGGCCGAGCAGTACGGCACCGAGGGGAAGACGCCGGCCATCATCTATCTCGACGCCGACGGGAACGACACCGGCATGCGCTACTACGGCATTCCCTCCGGCTACGAGTTCGGCGCCATGATCGAAGACCTGGTGGACGTGGCCAACGGTCGCTCCCAGCTGAGCGCGGCCAGCCTGGAGAAGGTGCGGTCGCACGACGAGGACCTGGTCATCCGGGTCTTCGTCACCCCCACCTGACCGTACTGCCCCCGGGCGGTACGCCTGGCTCACCAGATGGCTCTGGAGAACCCGAAGATCCGCGCCGAGGCCATCGAGGCGTCGGAGTTCCCGTCGCTGGCCAACCTCTACAACGTCTTCGGCGTGCCGAAGACGGTGACCAACGCGGGCGTCGACTTCGACGGGGCCCTGCCCGAGTCGGCCTACATCTCGCAGGTGCTCGGCCGCTGATCTGCCGCGTCCGCGGGTCTGCCGGCCCCGGCCGGAGGTGCTGTGGACATGACCCTCGACGAAGAGCTGCTGAAGGACCTGATGGCCCGCTTGCGCCGCATCGAGGGGCAGGCGCGGGGCGTGCAGCGGATGCTGCAGGAGGGGCGCAGCTGCGAGGAGATCGTCACCCAGCTGAGCGCTCTCCGCTCGGCGGTCAACAAGGTGGCGGTCGAGGTGATGACGGCCAACCTCGAGGAGTGCCTCCAGGGCGGAGCCGGCTCCG
This portion of the Bacillota bacterium genome encodes:
- a CDS encoding thioredoxin family protein; this encodes MALENPKIRAEAIEASEFPSLANLYNVFGVPKTVTNAGVDFDGALPESAYISQVLGR
- a CDS encoding metal-sensitive transcriptional regulator; translated protein: MTLDEELLKDLMARLRRIEGQARGVQRMLQEGRSCEEIVTQLSALRSAVNKVAVEVMTANLEECLQGGAGSAGHEALEHAREIFLRFA